TTGGTCTACTTTTGTGAGGGAGTTTTGACAaagatacagtaaatatataaatatagatacagtgttccctcgctgtaTCGCGGTTCAACTTTCGCAGTTTCTCTGAATTTTTTtcgtgcttctttttttattacagcctaTGAACGCTGtcacaggccaagcctggccatttaagaagaattgcattgtgggaagttgagcggCCCttgcttccctctctcgtctgtctgcactgcccattgttttatgcatcctgattggctgtagaccattgttaaTCTCCTTCGGGCCTTCTTCgtgaggaggactgcaacaggaggagtgctgaagcaatatgttttaacaaggaaacaaaaACGGACGctccaggacgaaaaggcacgacCACATGAGTGAAATACGCATGAGTGACTATAATTTCTCGTGTCCGAtccgtaggttgatcattaaaattcaaacaaaggtttgaacttttttgagtgtgtatgaacaagagagaaatgttgtTGGCAAAGTTGGCAAAGAGGGCACTGAGGGTAAGTATGCTTGAAATACAACTAAGCATAAGCAAGCCAGAGGTGAACAGCATAATAAATGGGAAAATGAGCAAAGCATGTGGGACAGAGAAAACAGAGGAAGACACTTCTGTCAAATCCAACAAAAGGTCAAGTATTTAAGAATTTGCGGTAAGAGCAGGAGAGAAGAAGTGGTGATGAAAGATTAAGGATAGGACACTGTGCTGTTAACAAAACATTGAACATTCTGGGAAAGTGTGACACTGGAATGTGTGAAGAATGTCAGGAAGATGAGTCACTTGACATGTGATACTGAGGTGCAGGAAGTATAATGCACAAAGGGAGGTGATGAGAAGgggaattgaagaaataacactAAAAGGACTACTGAATATGGGTGGAAGGACACACCAAAGGAAGTTGGTTGTCTGATAGAATATGAGGGAAGGAGTATTTAGGGTGAAGAATCAAGGTGTTATATTTATTCTGGGGAAGGGAGTATATGTTTCCATGTGGCACTAGTGAGGTTGTGACTGCAGCTAAGACACAACTGAAAGGGGGCAGTAATGCACCAACGTAATGGATGCCTACCGCCATAAAactgaagaagaggaagaagaagttcACTCTGTTGGCATGGTATGGCGTGTCACCGCGGTACCTGAGATGCGCAGATTGCTTCTGCTGCCCCGTTTGAGCCGTGAAGGAATGCAATGAAGGTGACGTTTATCTTTATACTTGTAGTAGGCTAACTGTTTATCTTGTTTTTCAGTGAGCCGCTGCTGCCTTGTTATGCGGTATGTCTTTTTATGCCTTATGCTATCTCGGAGGTTACCTATTTTTGCTCGCCGCAACCCGCCGCACTTGCAAGTGCGTGCTGTCTACTTGCAAAGACGTGGGCAGACACGACGTAGCACTTTTAGTGTAGGAGGAAGTTTCTCCGAATGCCGGCTGCGTTGAGGCTACAGATACGTGTGACACGTGTGCCCTCTACTGCCAATGAGCACACAACGCACTGACCGCCCACAAAACTAAAAGCAcgtggagagcgcagacctcctccAAGCGCCATAATTCcctccatattgtgatttacaccttacaccaagtgctctgaccattttttgtggatttATGGGCGCCACAAACAGGAGGCGACAAACGACTATGATTGGCTAAGACTCATTGCCAACGTGTAGCAGaccatgcacacgggaggcgacgagcggctgtgaccagctacaccgGTGAGCGACGTGTTCACATCCATCGCAAATTGtatgagtctcccacggttttgattggctgtcagatgtggagggaatttcagggtgtcaaagtagttcagaggaggaaaagcaagCGGCCAGTGTTGAtagagtactcttgctagtacagGATGTTGCTTgtattgaagataaacgtacataaatgtctgtgtaaatgaatgtaaacttacctgctatgtttactctggcagcAGCGATTTCCAATgccgcttttttctttatatcgctatattcttttttagaaatgtagAATACTGTAGCTCCAGAAAATCTGACACAGCAAGTATAGTGTACTGATTAGCAttctgtccgctcattggtcgatcaatgaaactcccgctgattgggcCTCGTCTGGGgaacagcgatgaaaagtttaCAGTTTTTCAACTTCCTGGGAtcgcgtcgcaagccagcgtgtgcacgcacgaacacaaactttcacacacacTAATTTTGGGTGTCGCTTGGCCGGACGGTGACACACGATAATTGCCCTATCGCGCAGGTtcaattgaaaatgaatggagtagcggcgatgtcgcctcccgtgtgtggcgtcCATTACACTTGAGTGAGGGGCTCCGTCCCTGCTCTTGCCACTCCCTCCCCACACTTCCGCAAAAAACGTCCGACCTAAAAACACGCATGGTGGGTTGTGACCGTCTTTGTGGCTCTCATGTTACTCTCTGAATGCTCATTCTATCTCTTGATTAAATTCCTCGCTGTCACATTGAGTTGAGTCTGCTCGCCTTCAAACGACACCATCCCCGTTCCACTTAATAACATGAGATACAGCACAGCACAATGTAAAATCCCATACAAGAGTTGTATCAGTATGTCAGTCATCTGAATGATCTAGTTATTGTGCAGTTTGTGGTGTACACGTGCAGTGTATCATACGGAGaggtgttaatattttgggttcCTTGTTTAGCTACAAGAGAGGGGAACCTTATTATGGTGCTGCAGGTCAATAGTATGCCACTACacaccacaacaataaacatataAGTGAACTTTTAATTAGACACTGCAAATGATTCGGTattgaaaaacataaaaattgccaaaatgtgcttaaaaaaaTGACCTAACTCCAAATCTTTCATTCTTATACCTACGAATATTGTACTTCATGCCACCATGTTTGCTTCAGTGAAATAAATACACACTCCCGTGAAATGTGTAGTCAGTATGAAAATACCTTTACTAGTGACAATGAGTATTTCCACTTGGGTCATTTCAAGAATGccaacaaaaacatgaaacaccAAAATGACTTAACATTGATTTGTAGGTTTCTTTTgaaaaaagtgaaattagacagcTGACCACTTACAGTTAAGTTTACAATAATGCACAATATTACACACCGACCCGGGTTTCTGCACAGCTTAGTGCCAACATCATGGTGGAAGAGAGTTGCAGCATTCTTATTCATTCTAAGTACCGGTACTATAATGGCATACTAACACATACAGAATGATACaacttctctctttctctctctctctctgtctcggtCAAATGCAGAGTAACTGACCAATATTGATAATAGTACAGTATGTCTGATAGCTTCAATGTATGAAGTGATAGAATTGATTCCCATGTAAACTGTACATTCATACTGCATTCTGAAAATACTAAGATGTACTGTTAGTGAGGTTTACACATGATTTTCAACAGCCTGTGCTTATTCAGTATCCCTCATTCTGTTAAAACTGTAAAAGTGTAACCcttttaaaccattttttttttgctcgagTAAAACAGATTAGGCAGCAGAAACAGTCTTGCACTTTTAGCAATACATAAATAACTATGTACGATCTCATCATCACATGTCACATTCAACTCTGTGATGAACAGAAATGACTATCAGTTTGCACAATGCTCTGATCAGGGGAGCCCAATTTGTCATTTGGATTAACCTCCTAAACACGGCAATATCTGGATTATTGCTGGAGCCTTTGTGTTCATGCAAATACACAGGTACAGTACAATAGGAATGCATACGGACGCAGGATTCTGCCTCCAGATGTCCTTCACTGCTACTCGGGGAATAAGATTGAACTCCTTCCTGCTGGTCTAAGTATGAATACTTGgtgtatattttaatttgcGTTCAGGTTTTTCCTCACAAAAAATGCAGATACAGAACCCCAACGGTAGtcaattttacattttcatttgataTGTGCACTCCCAGTGGAGCTTAGAATAAAGATGTTGGCTTGATAGTttgctcttcttcctcctcaacaTTTGGCACTTCATTTTTGTCACGCTGTCTTCCTCAAGCCTCATATTTCCTCTTCAGGGCCCAAGTTGTGATTGCTCATCTGTCACAGAGACAACGCAGCGaaataaacaaaagaaagaGATCCTTCATGAAACTGCAAGCTGGCACATTGACTTCACATTCATAACGTTCCTTAATGTCTTAAGTCagaggttttcaaagtgtgaggcgggCCTCCCGCAGTTGAAAACTTCAGAGGATGTGCAACAGctcaagaaaataaagaaaaccatGCTAAGCTAACTTTAGTTATGTCCACGGCAACATCAATTGATTTTTAATTCCTGCAGTGAGAGAGTGGAAAGAAAGCGTCTTGCTTTAGCAGaaaattctacaaaaaaaaatcattttttcagagaataaaggcTGTACTATATTCTCTGAGGGAGgttcactgtgccacactttgaaaatccCTGCTTTAAGTCACAAATAAGGAAATGATAATACCAAACAAAGACAGCATACTGTAAGGTGATTAGAAAACCTCAGAATCATCTATTTACCATGTGATGCTCGTCATCAGGTCCCCTTTGGACAGAGCTCTCCCTGTGGATTCGATGGCGGGAGCTGGGTGGGGAGAGGGATGAGAGGGAATGTTCTGGACTGCTGGCATACATTGAGCAAGCTGGACTTTCCTCCCGTAAAGGGGAACCTAGAAAACATCAGCGAACACGTGTAAACATGGAAATATGGAGGGAATATGGAAGCAGTCTGAAAgagatacagttgtccctcgccaccttgcggttcgaatttcacagcttcactctcgTTCGGCTCCTCCCCTCTCTCTTcttttgaaaaaacataataGGGTTTTTCAAACTAAGTAATCACTGTTTCTtaattgactatggcccatcattagtaaaaaaaaaaaaatgcatatgtcAGCAAATATAGGGTATTCAGTAGACGCATTCAAAAATatgagatgtagtattctacactggtattCTACACTACCAGTTTTGAATTCTACACTAGTTACATTGATGCAACAGTAGTCACCAGGAAGTacctgtccagaaaaaaaaacatggaaatctcccaatgctaacatgtgatgtcttatttatgtctaatatgtcttgtgtcttatattagacataaataagacataatgagacataataataaataacaataaaaacatgtgatgtattatttatgtctaatatgtcttgtgtcttagcaccccaactggtgactgtCGTTTTACTtagagacttcaacgcccatgtgggtgatgacagtgtgacctggaggggcgtgattgggaggaacggcctcctcgatctgaacccgtgcggtgtgatgttgttggacttctgtgcgaaccacagtttgtccatcacaaacaccatgttccaacataaggatgtccataagtgcacatggcaccaggacaccataggccgcaggtctatgatcaactttgtagtcgtatcatcagacctgcgtccgcatgttttggacacacgggtaaagagaggggctgagctgtcaactgatcaccacctggtgatgagttggattagatgtcaggggaggatgccggacagacccgggagacccaaacgtgtagtgagggtgtgctgggaacgtttggcagagtctcctgttcgtcgagtcttcagctctcacctccggcagagcttctcctgcatcccgggggaggacgaggatatcgagtccgaatgggatctattccgtgcctccattgctgaggcagccgatcggagctgcggccgcaaggtggtcggtgccagttgtagcggcaagccccgaacccgatggtggacaccaaaggtcagggctgccgtcaagctgaagaaggagtcctatcgagcatggatggcttgtgggactcctgaagcagctgacatgtaccggcaggccaagcggcacacggcttcggcggtggtcgaggcaaaaactcgggtgtgggaggagttcggtgaggccatggaacacgactttcggtcagcctcgaagaggttctggcaaaccgtccggcgcctcagaaaggggaagcagtgcccggtccacactgtttacagtggggacgggggcctgctgacctcgactgaggatatagttgggcggtggaaggaatactttgaggcccttctcaatcccactgacataccttccatagaggaagcagagactgaggatacgaacgcggacagttccatcaccgtggctgaggtatctggggtagtcaaaatgctccccagtggcaaagctccgggggtggacgagtttcgccctgaattcctcaaggctctggatgttgcgggactgtcttggctgacacgtctcttcaacattgcgtggaagtcgggaacagtacctctggattggcagactggggtggtggtcccccttttcaagaagggtgaccggagggtgtgttccaactatagggggatcacactcctcagcctccctgggaaagtctattccagggtgctggagagaagggttcgaccgttaatcgaacctcggctacaggaggtgcaatgtggttttcgtcctggtcacggaacactggaccagctctacacccttgcaagggtactggagggtacttgggagtttgcccaaccggtctacatgtgctttgtggacctggaaaaggcattcgaccgtgtccctcgcggtgtcctgtggggggtgctccgggagtatgggattggtggcgcgctactacgtgccattcagtccttgtacaaccggagcaggagcctggttcgcattgccagtagtaagtcaagcctgtttccggtgaacgttggcctctgccaaggctgccctttgtcaccgattctgtttataattttcatggacagaatttctaggcgcagccaaggtgtcgagggagtccagttcgggggcactaggatctcatctctgctatttgtagacgatgtggtcctgatggcctcatcgggctgtgacctgcagcgtttactgggacggtttgcatctgagtgtgaagcttctgggatgagactcagcacctccaaatccgaggccatggttctcagtcggaaaagggtggattgctccctccgggttgggaatgaggtcctgcccaaggtggaggagttcaagtatctcggggtcttgttcacgagtgagggaaggttggagcgtgaggtcgataggcggatcggcgcagcgtctgcagtaatgcggtcgctgtaccggaccgtcgtggtgaagagagagctgagccggaaggcaaagctctcaatttaccgttcaatctatgttcccaccctcacctatggtcatgagcttagggtcatgaccgaaagaacgagatcgcggatgcaagcggctgaaatgagttttcttcgtagggtagcgggacacaccctaagagacagggtgaggagcgcggttatccgggaggagctcagagtagagccgctgctccttcacatcgagagaagccagctgaggtggctcgggcatctactcggatgcctcccggacgccaccctggtgaggtgtttcgggcatgcccagccgggagaaggccccggggaagacctaggacacgctggagggattatgtctcacagctggccttggaacgccttggtgtcctctcgGTGAAGCtagaggaggtggtcggggaccgggaagtctgggcttccctactgagactgttgcccccgcgacccggacccggataagcggaggaaaatggaatggaatggaatgaatgTCTTGTGTCTTCTGTAATTATGtaaactatattgggtaatacaagtgtaaaggtgactatagttgtgttatttcatgtctggagggctctaatgatgttaaaaaacatatttagaaagttgtaaacagaGTTTTTTTATGCCAgttaaccaattaaccacaataacgagggattactgtatattttctgcATATTGTAGATGGtacattgtaataataataataataataattaaaaaaaaataggagtTCCGTTATTattgcaaaaatacaaacaaatcaacAAGCATCCCAGAATGGATTGTGTTAAGCCTCAGCGGCTCTACTGtgctaaatacaaaaaaaagtgtctacATTATAAAATGATGTctataaatgaaaaaatctgatcAAACAGTAAGgtggtgtcctggctggtccaacaATCTTATTATAGATCATTGAAATAAGTCATCAGGGTCACGATTCAAACGCTATGATTTGTAAAGCTGTATATTTTTCGAGCTCAAATGACTACATATCGTTGCTTTAACTTAGTGTAGGATAAGGAATATTGTCAGTCTAATGAGTCAGCACAActgaagaaacacaaaacagcagcaacagttaatgatgacattaaatCAAGCTGTGCACCTTCAAACAGTCCCTTCATTAAAGAGACGTGGAGGTTCTTTTCTCCTTTTGCAAGGGAATGACAAACACATTGTAATGTGTTGATGTCTTTGTGTTGTGTCTACATAGTGATAGAAACGATCGTTCGCAGTAAAAAGGCAATGCAAGCTGTGTTTTAGTTTATGATCCGTTAAATAAACCAATTTATTTTAGAAGGATGTGCTGCTATTGATGGCAAGCACAGTGGCTGCATTGTATTCTGTCGGCCACAAGGGGGAAGCAAAAGCCCTCACGAATTCCACTCAGTTTTTCCAATTTTGTATTGTTCTGTTTTGCAGGCTTCATCTGCCACAGTGCTTCCAACCACACTGTTTGTTCAGCATATTATTAAACTGTCCTAAGTCCCAATCTCCCCACTGAGGTTGATATCGACCTTgttcaacattttaaaattcctgacaggaagaaaattgatttgtcaggtaaaaaaaacactctcacCCCCACCAGCTCCCCTGCAGCACCAATGTTGAATGATTTTGATCAGGCTTGTGAATAGTGCCTCAAATGGAGCAGGAAtcagaaaataaagtgttttgGAGAGCAGACGATGTATGGTTTGACCTCGATCCCACCTTCCTCCATTGCCGCCACAGTCTTTCTAAATGAGTACCTCACCTTTGTGGTCAGTCTTGTGTGTGTCCATCCTGTCAAGGCTGTCAAGCAGTCCATCGATTTGTGTCTTTATCAGAGTCAGCTCCTTTTTAATCACCTGCAACTCCTCCATGCCCACTGCAGAGAGACAGGAAGTATGACGTGGTATATGCATGTACAAGAACAGTAGAACCACTGAAACAAACACTCTAAACCCTCCATAAGAGCTCCATATGATGTGCTCCCATTCCCAAAAAACCTTCACCAGTGGTATGGCGAGGACCCAACCTGCACCATCTGCCCAAACCcagcgactctcaaacacatcttgaccagttataggaccagcctcacacaaggccGCCACACCTGGAGACACAATCAGTACCTGAAGAGTCTGGCAGCAACATCAACTTCTTGCCCCTGAGAGCGACCAATTCCATCACTGTGCCAACATTAATTCGAGAGGAACAGGAACAGCCTAACCACCCCCCTACCAAACCAGAAGTTGGACAGCTAACCATGGCCCGGGATTGGAAAATGCTATTTGATACTGGCAAGCAACTAATACTTCCCCCATAaattgcaaccaccaccctcaggccagacttggtgctatggtCCTCTTCACTAAGATGGTCAACATCATAGGGCTGATGGCcccatgggaggattccaccCAAGAGGcctatgaacaaaaagatagaaggccaaggtctatccagctgaagtagaatgcagaggttttgtggcttcttctaccatcagtcttatgaaagaccttggcattcatggacaggctctgcgacagacaataagatcagtctctgaagcggccAAAAGAACCAGCCAGTGGGCccaaagcagaggggggcacacCTGGGACAccaggtgttgccgatgagctctctggaggtgtcgtGGACCTATCAGTGGGCCTATCATCGAAAAACAGGGGAAGGAGGGTGCCCACCTGGCGACCCAAATGAAGTTTGAAACCCACCGCCCTTCCTACCCTTACCCAAAGATATGGTGTGGGGGGAGGAGGGACGTTGAGTGACGACCCGGTCCGATGGGGCAGTGTGTGTTCCCAGGTCGGGATCTAAGTGCTAACCCCCCAACCCTCACCTTCCAGGCACTACTTTAttcatgattgggcatgggacataggctcaggcttgatcaccctgtaaGTTGGCCccctttgatgagggtgtctagtgttgaCAGGCCGAAACACCCATCGGCTGATGAATGTGAACTAGAACACATGCATGGTACTCACACTTAGATGTGGAGGAACTAGTAGACTGGGCTCTGGAACTTTTGGAGTGGGTTCTGTCTCGACTGCGTCTATGCTTTGAGGACGAGTAGGAGGAAGAGCGGGAGCGTTTGGACAGGCTGGGTCCCATTGAGGGCAGAGGAGACATGGATGCTGGGACACGCTGGTAGTCATACGCCCTAGGATGCGAGCAGACACAAAAAAGAATTGTTTTTCTTAAATCGAACATCAAACATTACTTCTGGCAACCACTACAAAGCATACTAATGGACTGAGTTGATCACTTTGGAAGAAAGAAGGTGAAACTCAAAATTGTTTAAACCTTCCTagcattgttttttaaaattgtgaatACAGTTTCAGAAAAGTGTAACTACACATGAGTAAAATACAatatcataaaatacagtagaaaccattttattgttaaatgtgtttttttttccacacaaaactaagtaaaagtgatgttaaatgttcagttgccCATTCCTTTGTCTCTTAtagttatttttgcatcattttctgcatgtaaaactacaattattgtctataaaatgtgttttgtgttaacatttttgggtgtctggaacggattaattggacgTACATTATTTTCCATGGAATAATTTAGTTTGGTTAGTGTCCATTTTgttttgagtcagaccttcggGAGCGCATTAAtaatgttaaccaaggcactaCTGTACATTActtacaaatggaaaaaaatctttaaaattGACATAGTGTGATAATGAAAAATTGATATAGAATTCTAAAGAAGAAACAGTAGTTTGAATCCATAAAGGTGTTCatactttatttatattttacaagTATTTCCCCTGACTTTTTTAATTCCTCCTCTCTTGTGCTGGCATTAGCCCCTACCCGTGGAGATCTCCATGTCTCTATCTGTCACTGAATGTAATTGGTTCTGCCAGAGCCAATCAATAGCTCACTACAAGGCCACGGGCACTGCTGACACCCTAGGAGTCCAACTCGCCATCTACCGGTTACGCAAACGTCATCGGATGTCTCCACGTGTATTTTTCTTGCAATTAAAAGGGAAGTTGCAT
The sequence above is a segment of the Dunckerocampus dactyliophorus isolate RoL2022-P2 chromosome 3, RoL_Ddac_1.1, whole genome shotgun sequence genome. Coding sequences within it:
- the LOC129178488 gene encoding heterogeneous nuclear ribonucleoprotein C-like — protein: MTLFSPRYMSMNGELKSSRSRAPNKRSSNSTYGTELDLDYDSYDDYYDRAYDYQRVPASMSPLPSMGPSLSKRSRSSSYSSSKHRRSRDRTHSKSSRAQSTSSSTSKLGMEELQVIKKELTLIKTQIDGLLDSLDRMDTHKTDHKGSPLREESPACSMYASSPEHSLSSLSPPSSRHRIHRESSVQRGPDDEHHMMSNHNLGPEEEI